The DNA segment ACCCCGTCGTCCCTGGCGACCACGCCCACCTCCATGGCCAGCGCGGGCAGGGCGCCCGGTCTCAAGAACCAACGGCGGTCCAAAGGGACTGAAGAGCGCTTCTCACTGCGCAGCGTTGGCCGGAGCGTGAGGGGCAGCGTACGGGGCATCCTGCACTGGCGCAGCGGCTCGGCCgacgccccctccccctcgtCCGCGTCCGCCCCCCCACTGACCTCCAGCTGCAGCTACTCGGCCGGCCTGCAGGAGGCGCCCAAGCgcggtggggggggtggtggaggtCCGGCAGGCTCTCTGCCGGTGTCGCTCTCGCTGCCGTTGGCAACCACGCTGCTGCCGCCCTCGTCCTCGTCCAGCGCCACCTCCCTCTCGCTGGCCGACCCTCGCGACCCCAGCCGACGCCGTAGCAACGGcgagagtgagaaggagaggCGGAGCTCCCGGCTGGAGAAGCTCCGCCTCTGCGCAGCTCCACCCCGCTGGTGTCGGGCGGGTAGGCGCCCGCCTCTCTTACCCACAATGCAACACTCTCCTCCGGCCTCAGGGTTAGCAGGCTAGTGCGCGAGGGCGGGGTCACGGTGAACTCCTCCTCCTTTGACCAGCTCCCCGCCTCCCAGAGCTTCAGCTTCTCCTTCGGTCTGCTTCACCATGGCAACGACAGCTCTGCGCCCAGCGCTGGCGCCGCCCCCCAGACGCTGCCCGTAGGGAGGGGCTCTCGCTGGCACAAGTGCCGCCTGGTGCTGCGCGAACGAGACAAGGAGGGCACGCAGAGGGGCGAAGAGCACTTCCTGGAGTTCTACATCCCTCCCAAGGTGAGCCGCcactgtgtgtggaagtgtgtgagcccagggggtggagggggtgttttagggggggagggggtttttAGGGGTGGAGAGTGTGTTTAGGGGTGGAGGGTGTGTTTAGGGGTGGAGGGTGTGTTTAGGGGTGGAGAGTGTGTTTAGGGGTGGAGGGTGTGTTTGAAAATTTACCAGCAACTCAGTATTAAATTATTATCAACTCAGTATTAGATTATTATCTATCAGCCACCTTCATGAGGTTGTGTTGGTGTTGAGgttgtgttggtgatgaggttgtgatggtgatgaggttgtgtcgatggtgatgaggttgtgatggtgatgaggttgtgttggtgatgaggttgtgtCGATGGTGATGAGGTTGTGATTAGTGCTACGGTATGCGGTTCACCGTGATTACCCGGTGTATATTTtagttatgatatgaatttttaatataccgccataccggtgtatttttTATTACACGGCGGAAGCGACAGTGTTTCAGGCCGGGACTTTTTTTCACCGCATACGCATGGTGCCACCGCAGgagcatagtgagggtaaacacaaaacacctgaagtatgacccttaaggcttaatttctctttaggtagggtttttttttaagggtgtttaaattgtttctttagttaaggaaaaacgttaagggatactgcattgaaagggatttaccgtcacgaaaattctattgagattgttcaacagctgtaactagctggctagtaggtgataatggattagttagcaacccacgaacacagtgaagtttaatgttctTATCATCATCTCAACCTTAAGAATATTaagctgaaattatccaggtagcaagtaaagcatgttatagacatgcacacaagcaaTACTAGctgacatccacatccacatggaAGTtagttagcctaccactaacgtcatataaaaccacacacaataacattaaggcatgtttctgataggccctatttgacagagtaagcatattagcagagaggttttatttttaaaattgtataattttcaaaaaattataattgttgcaagttgcactactttttgtattggttttatacaagatgtttgtgaaatttgcacagtaaaaagTTCTGTgttttgactgcagtgtctttgcattctgattagattcttagTTAGAATCATGAGTAGCTCTTTGTAAGCAGCATCATTTTTCtgggggccatgcaaaactgcattactaCTAAGTGTGGGGTTATTCTACATCTTGACAGTAAAATgacatccttagtcaatgtactgcagcaattcctctcccCAACCTGTAGgaaatgctgaacatctgattatgcatggtaaAAATACGTCATACTACTGATGAAACCGTGGGGTACATTTGAAAATGCAGAAGTGATATACGATTTTGGTCATACGTAGCACTAgttgtgatgatggtgatgaggtTATGTTGATGGTGATGAGAGTTGTGTCGATGGTGATGAGACTTGTGTTGAATTGttggtgatgaggttgtgttggtgatgaggttgtgatggtgatgaggttgtgttatgatgaggttgtgttggtgatgaggttgtgatggtgatgaggttgtgttggtgttggtgatgaggttgtgttggtgatgaggttgtgatggtgatgaggttgtgttggtgatgaggttgtgttggtgatgaggttgtgttggtgatgaggttgtgatggtgatgaggttgtgttggtgatgaggttgtgttggtgatgaggttgtgttggtgatgaggttgtgttggtgatgaggttgtgatggtgatgaggttgtgttggtgatgaggttgtgttggtgatgaggttgtgttggtgatgaggttgtgttggtgatgaggttgtgttggtgatgaggttgtgatggtgatgaggttgtgttggtgttggtgatgaggttgtgttggtgatgaggttgtgctggtgatgaggctgtgttggtgatgagttgtgttggtgatgaggttgtgttggtgttggtgatgaggttgtgttggtgatgaggttgtgttgatggtgatgaggttgtgttggtgttggtgatgaggctgtgttggtgatgaggctgtgttggtgatgaggttgtgctggtgatgaggctgtgctggtgatgaggctgtgatggtgatgaggttgtgttggtgatgaggttgtgtcgatggtgatgaggttgtgctggtgatgaggctgtgctggtgatgaggctgtgatggtgatgaggttgtgtcgatggtgatgaggttgtgctggtgatgaggctgtgctggtgatgaggctgtgatggtgatgaggttgtgctggtgatgaggctgtgatggtgatgaggttgtgctggtgatgaggctgtgctggtgatgaggctgtgctggtgatgaggctgtgatggtgatgaggttgtgtcgatggtgatgaggttgtgctggtgatgaggttgtgtcgatggtgatgaggttgtgctggtgatgaggttgtgatggtgatgaggttgtgctggtgatgaggctgtgatggtgatgaggttgtgtcgatggtgatgaggttgtgttgatggtgatgaggttgtgttgatggtgatgaggttgtgtcgatggtgatgaggttgtgttggtgttggtgatgaggttgtgttggtgatgaggttgtgatggtgatgaggttgtgttggtgatgagttgtgttggtgatgagttgtgttggtgatgagttgtgttggtgatgaggctgtgttggtgatgaggctgtgctggtgatgaggctgtgttggtgatgaggctgtgttggtgatgaggctgtgttggtgatgaggctgtgctggtgatgaggctgtgttggtgatgaggctgtgctggtgatgaggctgtgctggtgatgaggctgtgttggtgatgaggctgtgttggtgatgaggttgtgatggtgatgaggttgtgtcgatggtgatgaggttgtgttggtgatgaggctgtgctggtgatgaggctgtgctggtgatgaggttgtgtcgatggtgatgaggttgtgttggtgatgaggctgtgatggtgatgaggttgtgtcgatggtgatgaggttgtgctggtgatgaggttgtgctggtgatgaggctgtgctggtgatgaggctgtgttggtgatgaggttgtgctggtgatgaggttgtgttggtgatgaggctgtgctggtgatgaggctgtgctggtgatgaggttgtgtcgatggtgatgaggttgtgttggtgatgaggctgtgttggtgatgaggctgtgttggtgatgagttgtgttggtgatgaggctgtgctggtgatgaggctgtgatggtgatgaggttgtgttggtgatgagttgtgttggtgatgaggttgtgttgatggtgatgaggttgtgatggtgatgaggttgtgtcgatggtgatgaggttgtgctggtgatgaggctgtgctggtgatgaggctgtgatggtgatgaggttgtgttgatggtgatgaggttgtgtcgatggtgatgaggttgtgtcgatggtgatgaggttgtgctggtgatgaggctgtgctggtgatgaggctgtgctggtgatgaggctgtgctggtgatgaggctgtgctggtgatgaggctgtgctggtgatgaggctgtgctggtgatgaggctgtgctggtgatgaggctgtgctggtgatgaggctgtgctggtgatgaggctgtgctggtgatgaggctgtgctggtgatgaggctgtgctggtgatgaggctgtgctggtgatgaggctgtgctggtgatgaggctgtgttggtgatgaggctgtgctggtgatgaggctgtgctggtgatgaggctgtgctggtgatgaggctgtgctggtgatgaggctgtgctggtgatgaggctgtgctggtgatgaggctgtgctggtgatgaggttgtgttggtgatgaggctgtgctggtgatgaggctgtgctggtgatgaggctgtgctggtgatgaggctgtgctggtgatgaggctgtgctggtgatgaggctgtgctggtgatgaggctgtgctggtgatgaggctgtgctggtgatgaggctgtgttggtgatgaggctgtgctggtgatgaggctgtgctggtgatgaggctgtgctggtgatgaggctgtgctggtgatgaggctgtgctggtgatgaggctgtgctggtgatgaggctgtgctggtgatgaggctgtgctggtgatgaggctgtgctggtgatgaggctgtgctggtgatgaggctgtgctggtgatgaggctgtgctggtgatgaggctgtgctggtgatgaggctgtgctggtgatgaggctgtgctggtgatgaggctgtgctggtgatgaggctgtgctggtgatgaggctgtgctggtgatgaggctgtgctggtgatgaggctgtgctggtgatgaggctgtgctggtgatgaggctgtgctggtgatgaggctgtgctggtgatgaggctgtgctggtgatgaggctgtgctggtgatgaggctgtgctggtgatgaggctgtgctggtgatgaggctgtgctggtgatgaggctgtgctggtgatgaggctgtgctggtgatgaggctgtgttggtgatgaggctgtgctggtgatgaggctgtgctggtgatgaggctgtgttggtgatgaggctgtgttggtgatgaggctgtgctggtgatgaggctgtgttggtgatgaggttgtgatggtgatgaggttgtgttggtgatgaggctgtgttggtgatgaggctgtgttggtgatgaggctgtgttggtgatgagttgtgttggtgatgaggctgtgatggtgatgaggttgtgttggtgttggtgatgaggttgtgatggtgatgaggttgtgctggtgatgaggctgtgttggtgatgaggctgtgctggtgatgaggttgtgttgatggtgatgaggttgtgtcgatggtgatgaggttgtgtcgatggtgatgaggttgtgctggtgatgaggttgtgctggtgatgaggctgtgctggtgatgaggttgtgttgatggtgatgaggttgtgctggtgatgaggctgtgctggtgatgaggctgtgttggtgatgaggttgtgctggtgatgaggctgtgctggtgatgaggttgtgatggtgatgaggttgtgttggtgttggtgatgaggttgtgatggtgatgaggttgtgttggtgttggtgatgaggttgtgttggtgatgaggttgtgttgatggtgatgaggttgtgttggtgttggtgatgaggttgtgttggtgatgaggttgtgttggtgatgaggttgtgttggtgatgaggttgtgttgatggtgatgaggttgtgtcgatggtgatgaggttgtgttggtgttggtgatgaggttgtgttggtgatgaggttgtgttggtgatgagttgtgttgtttgtaaggttgtgttgttgttgtggtctgATGtcacctcacccccaccccaccatcccactccaccccactctactcatctctactctactctactctactcatctctactctactctactctactctactctactcatctctactctactctactctactctactcatctctactctactcatctctactctactctactcatctctactctactctactcatctctactctactctactcatctctactctactcatctctactctactctactcatctctactctactcatctctactctactctactctactcatctctactctactcatctctactctactctactcatctctactctactctattctactctattctattaTAATTGAGGGCGGATCTATGAAGCATAAAGTTAGaaatgtagggatggagaatgtTGTTGAAGCATATAAAGGCTTCTGCTGAAAAACTGTTGCGCTCTTGCAAAAAATAGTTTGAATAAGACAGGATATCATGTTGTGGTCTTATCACGGTGAATAGCACAGATGATTTGTGCTTCTGCACCAATAGACATAAAGagcatgcactgaaataacctgAAAGTAACCTGTTCACCTGAACGTAACCTGTTCACCCGAACGTAACCTATTCACCCGAACGTAACCTATTCACCTGAAAGTAACCTATTCTACTGAACGTAACCTGTTCACCTAAACGTAACCTATTCACCTGAACGTAACCTATTCACCTGAATGTAACCTATTCACCTGAACTGAAACCCCATGTTTACCTCATaaccagttaagccagtaaagccgctttctggaataccccctgatgttttgttttgttttgtgacgTTGTGGATTCTGATgtcatgttgttgtgtgttctgatgttgtgttgttttgttgttgtggtgtgatgtcatgttgtttttttgttgttgtggtgtgatgtcatgtttttgtcttgttgttGTGGTCTGATGTCATGTTgttgtcatgtttttgttttgttgttgtggtgtggtgtcatGTTGATgtcgtgttgttgttgtgttgttgttgtggtctgATGTCATGTTGTTCCTCCTCTCAGTCCTCCAAGCCGCGTCTGACTGTCCCATGCTGCTCCATTCTGGAACTGAGGAGCACCACAGCGTTAGAGGTGCCAGACAAGGAGAACACCCTCCTAATGcaggtactacacacacacacacacacacacacacacacaccacacacaccacagaggtGCCAGACAAGGAGAACACCCTCCTAATGcaggtactacacacacacacacacacacacacacagcgttagAGGTGCCAGACAAGGAGAACACCCTCCTAATGcaggtactacacacacacacacacacacacacacacacacacacacacacacaaggagaacAGGTGCCAGACAAGGGAGAACATTGCCACTCAATAATGcaggtactacacacacacacacacacacacaccacagcgtTAGAGGTGCCAGACAAGGAGAACACCCTCCTAATgcaggtaccacacacacacacacacacacacacacacacacaccacaccacagttAGAGGTGCCAGACAAGGAGAACACCCTCCTAATTcaggtactacacacacacacacacacacacacacacacacacacacacacacacacaccacacctgtaGACAAGGAGAACACCCTCCTAATGCAggtactggcacacacacacacacacacaccacagctgcTAGAGGTGCCAGACAAGGAGAACCCTCCTAAATGcaggtactacacacacacacacacacacacacacacacacacacacacaccacacctggcTAGGAGGTGCCAGACAAAGGAGAACACCTCCTAATGcaggtactacacacacacacacacacacacacacaccacagcgtTAGAGGTGCCAGACAAGGAGAACACCCTCCTAATGcaggtactacacacacacacacacacacacacacacacacacacacacacacaccacacacacacaaggagaacACCCTCCTAATGCAGGTGCcagacaaggacacacacacacacacaccacattaggAGGTGccagacatgacacacacacacacacacacagaggtttctcaggtttctttctctctctctctgtttctctgtatctttctctctctctctctgtttctctgtatctttctctctgtttctctctttctctctctctctctctctctctctctttctctctctctctctctctctctctctctttctctctctctctgtttctctgtttctctgtttctttctctttctctctctctctctctctctttttctctctctctctctctttctctctctctctgtttctctgtatctctctctctctttctctctctctctctgtatctttctctctgtttctctctctctctctctctctctctgtatctttctctctgtttctctctctctctctctctctctctctgtttctctctctctctgtatctttctctctctctctctttctctgtttctctctctctctcttcctccagctgGAGGGTTCGGTGCAGGTTGTCATAGAGACCAGAGATGCTGTGCAGATGAGAGCCTGGCTGAGTGACATCAGGAACGGCATCTGCCTGAGGTaggcaggaagtgacatcacacaCCACGGACGTGTCCATGCGGGCCTAGCCTTCCTGTGTCTtgcaggaagtgacatcaccAAGCGGGCCTAGCCTTCCTGTGTCTTGCCCAACGTTTAGATACAGTCTGTCCTCATCGGGatcgtgacctttgaccctatTTTGTTTCCATGACAGCGAGCAAGATGATgtcgagggtgtgtgtggtgccggCCAGACTGAAATCAGTGGAACGCCAGAGTTCAGCGACCGCTTCAGtcaaggtgcgtgtgtgtgtgtgtgtgtttgcgcgtgtgcgtgcgtgtttgtgtgctcgtgtgtgtctgtctgtctgtctgtctgtgtgtgtgtgtgtgtgtgtgtgcgtgcgtgcgtgtgtgtgattgaggacAATacttgcctgtctgtgtgtgtgtgctgtgtgtgtgtgtttatgggtgtgtgtgtgtgtgctgtgtgtgtttatgggtgtgtgtgtgtttatgggcatgcgtgtgtgtgtgcagtgtgctatGGAGGTGTTGGCGGCTCTCCTCTCATGGACCCCCTCCCTCCTGAGTTGCCGCCCCGAGCTCCTCTCGACGAATCAGAAGGCCGTCTAATGGGTGGAGGCGGAGCTAGCCTCGGCACACCTTTCGCAGAGACTCCAGATGCCACAGGTACTgattgcacacgcacacagacacacacacgcacacacgcacagacagacgcacacacacacagacacacacacacacacacgcatacacacacacacacacgcatacacacacacacacacaccaggcttgtgcaaaattccagaattgaattgaaactggctcttaaattccaattcaattgttgaatttcacttgcatttcaattgaggtagcaaacaggaaacagaattgcaattcgaattgtgaacaaccctcacacacacaatacacacagacacacacagacacacactttttacgctatcatgcgcacacacacacagggctttacacacacacacacacacacacagacacacaagaggTTCCAGTGTTCCTTGGTTGAAATGGAACATATGAGTGAGTGCCAGTGGTTCCCTGGGACGCTGTCTAACGTGTGCTTGTATCGCGtcggtatgtgtatgtgtctttgatgaaaggtgtgtgtgtgtgttattattatctAAGCAAGTATGcaggagtgcatgtgtgtgcgtcgtgGATGTCTTTGTAGgtattgcttgtgtgtgtgtgtgtgtgtgtgtgtgtgtgtgtgtgtgtgtgtgtgtgtgttaggttccTTCCTGTTCTCCGAGGGCGTCTCTGAGATAGAACATCCCCTGAGCGAGTGCCAGTGGTTCCACGGGACGCTGTCCCGTCTCAAGGCGGCTCAGCTGGTGCTGGCGGGGGGCGTGGCCTCACATGGCGTCTTCCTGGTTCGGCAGAGTGAGACACGGCGCGGGGAGTACGTCCTCACCTTCAACTTCCAGGGCAaagccaaggtgtgtgtgtgtgtgtgtgtgttgatgtgggcaaagccaaggtgtgtgtgtgtgtgtgtgtgtgtgtgttgatgtgggcaaagccaaggtgtgtgtgtgtgtgtgtgtgtgtgtgttgatgggcaaagccaaaggtgtgtgtgtgtgtgtgtgtggatgtgggcaa comes from the Alosa alosa isolate M-15738 ecotype Scorff River chromosome 22, AALO_Geno_1.1, whole genome shotgun sequence genome and includes:
- the sh2b1 gene encoding LOW QUALITY PROTEIN: SH2B adapter protein 1 (The sequence of the model RefSeq protein was modified relative to this genomic sequence to represent the inferred CDS: inserted 1 base in 1 codon; deleted 1 base in 1 codon); the protein is MNGSLLTPPSPRATSNSSPLPPPSSHPHAFGLPCWPCAPLDLRPLPPPDPCGQPSETPTPSPSPCLLPLSPRLPSETPTPSPSPRLSWTDFCELHARAAAGDFARHFRAFLQENPHYPAESSAPAFCRRFTDRFVRHFQSELQTGAGQSDDLLAGWVGQSDATTSSLEEDVSSPLPALASEATPPADPQAPPTPVATRTDTHTHTHSHTHTSRPPSSSSSCSSSVGGNSGRREDRGGTGVPRQLPGNNAPGNGDVEEEDEDSWAGGAVGEEAEPDDTRREGPEEDEFCCPDDGPSADTTPSSLATTPTSMASAGRAPGLKNQRRSKGTEERFSLRSVGRSVRGSVRGILHWRSGSADAPSPSSASAPPLTSSCSYSAGLQEAPKRGGGGGGGPAGSLPVSLSLPLATTLLPPSSSSSATSLSLADPRDPSRRRSNGESEKERRSSRLEKLRLCAAPPRWCRAGRRPPLLPTMQHSPPASXVSRLVREGGVTVNSSSFDQLPASQSFSFSFGLLHHGNDSSAPSAGAAPQTLPVGRGSRWHKCRLVLRERDKEGTQRGEEHFLEFYIPPKSSKPRLTVPCCSILELRSTTALEVPDKENTLLMQLEGSVQVVIETRDAVQMRAWLSDIRNGICLSEQDDVEGVCGAGQTEISGTPEFSDRFSQVCYGGVGGSPLMDPLPPELPPRAPLDESEGRLMGGGGASLGTPFAETPDATGSFLFSEGVSEIEHPLSECQWFHGTLSRLKAAQLVLAGGVASHGVFLVRQSETRRGEYVLTFNFQGKAKHLRLSLNEDGQCRVQHLWFQSIFDMLEHFRVHPIPLESGGASDVTLISFVGATAVRQPDLRPRSPPQPPPPPLPPVSVGRPPPPRANQLGGEGWGSGGRDAGGVVCEEREREGERERERERESLRQLEPVEGEEREGGRARAIENQYQFF